In Sorghum bicolor cultivar BTx623 chromosome 10, Sorghum_bicolor_NCBIv3, whole genome shotgun sequence, one genomic interval encodes:
- the LOC8061938 gene encoding agamous-like MADS-box protein AGL62 yields the protein MGRPSKGRQRIEIRRIEDAGRLEVTFSKRKSGLQKKASELFLLCGSPVALVVFSPGKKAFALGTPSVDDVLRRHAPVPGEELDAKILAVLQDTDDASAVADRAEAEAIVRRTEDTRARSATEKARMDAIGKSVRQAAAKAGRKFWWEADSDELGEDELPEFVKVLRRLRVNLQRHLDSLSAPARQLQ from the coding sequence atggggAGACCGAGCAAGGGGCGGCAGCGCATCGAGATCCGCCGCATCGAGGATGCCGGCCGGCTCGAGgtcaccttctccaagcgcaaGTCCGGCCTGCAAAAGAAGGCCTCCGAGCTCTTCCTGCTCTGCGGCTCGCCAGTCGCCCTCGTCGTGTTCTCCCCGGGCAAAAAGGCGTTCGCTCTGGGCACTCCCTCTGTCGACGACGTCCTTCGCCGCCACGCCCCGGTCCCCGGCGAGGAGCTGGACGCCAAGATCCTTGCGGTGCTTCAGGACACAGACGATGCGAGCGCTGTCGCCGACCGCGCGGAGGCAGAGGCCATTGTGCGGCGAACGGAGGACACCAGGGCGCGTTCGGCGACGGAGAAGGCGCGGATGGACGCCATCGGGAAGTCGGTGAGGCAGGCCGCGGCAAAGGCCGGGAGAAAGTTCTGGTGGGAGGCGGACTCAGACGAGCTCGGGGAGGATGAGCTGCCTGAATTCGTCAAGGTGCTCCGCAGGCTCAGGGTCAACCTGCAGCGCCATTTGGACTCGCTGTCGGCCCCTGCTAGGCAGCTGCAGTAG
- the LOC110430759 gene encoding berberine bridge enzyme-like 18, whose amino-acid sequence MPGVLYQLVVVFAICALSSGSIAVASVFDATDAFLVCLVDAGVPPRLLQTPASPSYSALLLSSVRNLRYVTPGTPRPLAIVAAAEPAHAQAAVRCGRRHGVRVRARSGGHDYEGLSYASLDPRERFAVLDLAALRDVRVDSARAEAWAGSGATLGEVYYAVAAASRVLAFPAGICPTVGVGGHLSGGGFGTLMRRYGLAADNVIDAVLVDADGRLLNRTTMGEDLFWAIRGGGGESFGVVLSWKLRLVRVPETVTVFTVRRSISQSATDLLTKWQAIASALPRDLILRVVVQNQHAQFEALFLGRCSRLLDHMRAHFPDLGVTQPDCEEISWIQSAVYFAFYSSSKPLELLLDRSGETRRYIKAKSDFVQEPIPRHVWESTWSWLEKPEAGLLILDPYGGRMGSISPSATPFPHRKGNLYNMQYYSYWFENGTAALEKRMSWARGLYEQMEPYVSKNPRTGYVNYRDLDLGTNELEDNNNVTSYAKAKIWGEKYFKGNFERLAAVKAMVDPDDFFRNEQSIPPLPAAKGWSSI is encoded by the coding sequence ATGCCCGGAGTCTTGTACCAGCTCGTCGTCGTGTTCGCCATCTGCGCCCTTTCCAGCGGCAGCATCGCGGTCGCCTCAGTTTTCGATGCGACCGACGCGTTCCTCGTCTGCCTCGTCGACGCCGGCGTCCCGCCGCGCCTCCTGCAGACCCCGGCGTCCCCGTCGTACTCTGCCCTTCTGCTCTCCTCCGTGCGCAACCTCCGCTACGTCACGCCGGGCACCCCGCGCCCGCTCGCCATCGTGGCCGCCGCGGAGCCCGCCCACGCGCAGGCGGCCGTACGCTGCGGCCGCCGCCACGGCGTGCGCGTCCGCGCCCGAAGCGGCGGGCACGACTACGAGGGCCTATCCTACGCCTCCCTGGACCCCCGCGAGCGCTTCGCCGTGCTGGACCTCGCCGCGCTCCGCGACGTCCGCGTCGACTCCGCGCGCGCCGAGGCGTGGGCCGGGTCGGGAGCCACGCTCGGCGAGGTCTActacgccgtcgccgccgccagccGCGTGCTCGCGTTCCCCGCGGGGATCTGCCCCACGGTCGGCGTCGGCGGGCACCTCAGCGGCGGCGGGTTCGGCACGCTGATGCGCAGATACGGCCTCGCCGCGGACAACGTCATTGACGCCGTCCTCGTCGACGCCGACGGGCGGCTCCTGAACCGGACCACCATGGGGGAGGACCTGTTCTGGGCCATCCGCGGTGGCGGCGGAGAGAGCTTCGGTGTGGTACTGTCTTGGAAACTCCGCCTCGTGCGCGTGCCGGAGACAGTCACCGTGTTCACCGTGCGCCGGTCAATAAGCCAGTCCGCCACGGATCTCCTCACCAAATGGCAGGCAATCGCGTCGGCGCTGCCGCGGGACCTCATCCTCCGAGTCGTCGTGCAGAACCAGCACGCGCAGTTCGAGGCCTTGTTCCTCGGCCGCTGCAGCCGCCTCCTTGACCACATGCGAGCTCACTTCCCCGACCTTGGCGTCACTCAACCGGACTGCGAGGAGATAAGCTGGATCCAGTCCGCCGTCTACTTCGCCTTCTACTCCAGCTCCAAGCCGCTGGAGCTGCTCCTGGACAGGAGCGGCGAGACGCGCAGGTACATCAAGGCCAAGTCCGACTTCGTGCAAGAACCCATCCCGCGGCACGTGTGGGAGAGCACATGGTCGTGGCTGGAGAAGCCGGAGGCCGGGCTGCTCATCCTGGACCCCTACGGCGGCCGGATGGGCAGCATCTCGCCGTCAGCGACGCCGTTCCCGCACCGGAAGGGGAACCTCTACAACATGCAGTACTACTCGTACTGGTTCGAGAATGGCACTGCGGCATTGGAGAAGCGGATGAGCTGGGCCAGAGGGCTGTACGAGCAGATGGAGCCGTATgtatccaagaacccaagaactGGCTATGTCAACTACAGGGATTTGGATCTTGGGACGAATGAGTTGGAGGACAATAATAATGTGACTAGCTACGCCAAGGCGAAGATCTGGGGGGAGAAGTATTTCAAAGGCAATTTTGAGAGGCTGGCAGCTGTGAAGGCCATGGTGGATCCTGATGACTTCTTCAGGAATGAGCAGAGCATCCCTCCCCTTCCTGCTGCAAAAGGATGGAGCTCCATTTGA
- the LOC8061940 gene encoding berberine bridge enzyme-like 22, which yields MAIRSFATSLLAAAYFAIVQHVASVTPAAAAPSPDTASFLHCLAVHLPPRAVYTNASRSLYTLALESSIRNLLFVTPATPTPIAIVAARSASHVQSAVRCGVRHGVSVRPRSGGHDYEGLSYRALRAAGRPFAVVDLALLRAVSVDVWNETAWVGSGATLGELYYAIANHTARLGFPGGLGPTVGVGGHLSGGGFGLLLRKHGLAADHVVDAVIVDAMGRLLDRAAMGEDLFWAIRGGGGGSFGVVLSWKLRLVRVPPVVTVFTIHRPRNQSATALLTRWQHVAPALPRDVFLRVVLQNQDAQFESLYLGACAGLVATMARSFPELGMKAQDCIEMTWIQAVLYFAFYGTGKPMEQLLDRGTKPDRYFKAKSDYVTEPMASHVWERTWSWLLRDGAGLLILDPYGGRMRSVAPSATPFPHRRELYNLQYYGYWFENGTEAKEKHVGWIRGLHREMEPYVSKNPRGAYVNYRDLDLGVNDDDGHGGVTSYGKARVWGETYFKANFERLAAVKAKVDPHDFFRHEQSIPPLVSTLRNL from the coding sequence atggctATCCGGAGCTTTGCAACATCACTCCTCGCCGCCGCTTACTTCGCCATCGTGCAGCATGTGGCCTCGGTTACACCGGCAGCTGCTGCTCCGTCGCCTGATACCGCGTCCTTCCTCCACTGCCTCGCCGTCCACCTCCCTCCGCGAGCCGTCTACACGAACGCGTCCCGGTCGTTGTACACGCTCGCCCTCGAGTCCTCCATCAGGAACCTGCTGTTCGTGACGCCGGCGACCCCGACGCCGATCGCCATCGTCGCGGCGAGAAGCGCCTCCCACGTCCAGTCCGCCGTGCGCTGTGGCGTCCGCCACGGTGTCAGCGTGCGCCCGCGCAGCGGCGGCCATGACTACGAGGGTCTGTCCTACCGCGCCCTCCGCGCGGCGGGGCGCCCCTTCGCCGTCGTTGACCTGGCCTTGCTCCGCGCCGTCAGCGTCGACGTGTGGAACGAGACGGCGTGGGTCGGGTCGGGCGCCACGCTCGGCGAGCTCTACTACGCCATCGCGAACCACACCGCGCGCCTCGGTTTCCCCGGCGGTCTTGGCCCGACGGTGGGCGTCGGAGGTCACCTCAGCGGCGGCGGCTTCGGGCTGCTGCTGCGGAAGCACGGCCTCGCCGCGGACCATGTCGTCGACGCCGTAATCGTGGACGCCATGGGGAGGCTCCTGGACAGGGCTGCCATGGGTGAGGACCTCTTCTGGGCGatacgaggcggcggcggcgggagcttCGGCGTCGTGCTGTCATGGAAGCTGCGCCTGGTGCGCGTGCCGCCGGTCGTCACAGTGTTCACCATCCACCGGCCACGGAACCAGTCCGCCACCGCTCTCCTCACCAGGTGGCAACACGTGGCGCCGGCGCTGCCCCGCGACGTCTTCCTCCGCGTCGTCTTGCAGAACCAGGACGCGCAGTTCGAGTCCCTGTACCTCGGCGCGTGCGCCGGGCTCGTCGCCACCATGGCCCGGAGCTTCCCGGAGCTCGGCATGAAGGCGCAGGACTGCATCGAGATGACATGGATCCAGGCCGTCCTCTACTTCGCGTTCTACGGCACGGGGAAGCCGATGGAGCAGCTCCTGGACCGGGGAACCAAGCCGGACCGCTACTTCAAGGCCAAGTCCGACTACGTTACGGAGCCCATGGCGAGCCACGTGTGGGAGAGGACGTGGAGCTGGTTGCTCAGGGACGGCGCCGGGCTGCTGATCCTGGACCCCTACGGCGGCAGGATGCGCAGCGTCGCGCCGTCGGCGACGCCGTTCCCGCACCGGCGGGAGCTCTACAACCTCCAGTACTACGGGTACTGGTTCGAGAACGGGACAGAGGCGAAGGAGAAGCATGTGGGCTGGATCAGGGGGCtgcaccgggagatggagccgTATGTGAGCAAGAACCCCAGGGGCGCCTACGTGAACTACAGGGACCTGGACCTCGGTGTCAACGATGACGACGGCCATGGCGGCGTGACTAGCTATGGGAAGGCGAGGGTTTGGGGGGAGACGTACTTCAAGGCCAACTTCGAGAGGCTTGCCGCGGTGAAGGCGAAGGTGGATCCCCATGACTTCTTCAGGCACGAGCAGAGCATCCCTCCACTTGTGTCCACGCTCAGAAACTTGTGA